A single Lolium perenne isolate Kyuss_39 chromosome 6, Kyuss_2.0, whole genome shotgun sequence DNA region contains:
- the LOC127309452 gene encoding RING-H2 finger protein ATL8-like, with protein MTHRSNHTAASPPANNATAPSPRRPPAPLPPSPGDAAWGPYGSSRAFLSNVATILIILACVSLLAFSLHAAARCLLRLLDRRRARPRAPKPVPAADAGWSAEAGGAGVQLAGGWADAECAICLSELAVDGERVRVLPACGHGFHGACVDGWLAARASCPTCRAPSRLEP; from the coding sequence ATGACGCACCGGAGCAACCACACCGCCGCCTCGCCCCCGGCGAACAACGCCACGGCCCCGTCTCCCCGGAGGCCGCCGGCGCCGCTGCCTCCATCCCCCGGCGACGCCGCGTGGGGCCCCTACGGCAGCTCCCGGGCGTTCCTCTCGAACGTGGCCACCATCCTCATCATCCTCGCCTGCGTCTCCCTCCTCGCCTTCTCCCTCCACGCCGCCGCCCgctgcctcctccgcctcctcgaccGCCGCCGCGCGCGGCCGCGGGCGCCCaagcccgtgcccgccgccgacgCCGGTTGGTCCGCGGAGGCCGGCGGGGCCGGGGTTCAGCTGGCCGGCGGATGGGCCGACGCGGAGTGCGCCATCTGCCTCTCGGAGCTGGCTGTGGACGGCGAGCGCGTCCGCGTGCTCCCGGCGTGCGGCCACGGCTTCCACGGCGCCTGCGTGGACGGCTGGCTCGCGGCGCGCGCGTCCTGCCCCACCTGCCGCGCGCCGTCCCGCCTGGAGCCCTAG